The Natrinema sp. DC36 genome includes the window TGCCGCCGCGACGGGCATCCCCTTGGGACCGACCAGCTCGTGCAAATATTTCTGGATTACCGGATCCTCGAGCAGGTCCTCAAAAGCCATTACCTCCATGTAACGGCATGAAGCCATTAAAGCTTGTCAAGTGCCCCCGCCCGCGGTGGCAGGCGTTCCGATGTCGATGTGACTGAGATGGAGTTGACTCCACGGCACAACGCTCCACTTCGAACCGACAAACCGGCAGACGGTGGGCAGTGCTATGCGTATCCGATAGTAGTTCTCTCCGGTTCGGAGAGCGGAATAGCAGCCGCTCGTGGGTGATTGAGAGACGGGGTAGGTCAGATCAGGTGAACGCACGTGGAAACCACGTGCGCTGAAAGGTAACTGTCTGACCGTGCCGTCTAGTATCCTCTCGCTGTTCTCGCTACAAAACACCTCCGGTAGCCGTGTCCGGTGGGCCGCCGGTCTCTCGAGAGCCATCGCTCACCGCTCGATCGATTTCCGAAACAGCACTGCGTCGGGCGCGGACCGTCAGCGCGTTCGGGCGCGACGTTTATGAAGCTGGATCGCACTTCTCGAGATAATGACTACCGATGCTTCTTGCAGTTCCATTCGAGCCGACGACGCTCTCTCGCTGATCCATCGCCTCGAGTTCGACGTTCCCTGGCCACCGAACCACGTCGCCGCCTACCTCCTCGAGGGACCGGAACCGATTCTGATCGACGCGGGCGCGCCGGACGACGCGGGCGAATCGGAACTACGCGAGGGACTCGAGGCCGCCGGCTACGAGCCGTCCGATATCGATCACGTACTCGTGACCCACGTTCACAGCGACCACATCGGACAGCTACCGGTTCTCAGAGCGGCCGACGCGACGGTTCACGTCCCCCAAACCGCGCTGTCCAGACTCGATCGCGGTCTTGAGGCGACCCGCGCCGACTTCCGGGACGCGTCGATCGCGGCGGGCTATCGCGGTGATGCTCTCGCGGAGATCGTCGACGAGGAAGTGGAGTCGTTCCGTCGAGATAGGCAGATGGTCGACCCGGAAACCGCCCGTGCCATCGAACCCGATTCGACGTTCACCGTCGGTGATCGGACGTTCGAATCGTTCGACACGCCGGGCCACGCGGTCGATCACCTGTGTTTCGAGACGACGATCGCGGGGACGACGGTCCTCTTTTCGGGCGACGCGCTGATCGAGCCGTTCCGCGCCGGGGCCTTCCAGGTCGGGCTCGATCGGGGTGCCGACGAGGCCGTCGACGCCTACTACGAGGCGATGGATCGGCTGACCGAAACGACTGCCACTCACGTCTTCCCCGGCCACGGCCCGACATTCGAGGACCCCCATCGGACTGTCGGCACGACGCGCGATCGACTCGACGCGCTCCTCGAGGAGACGCAAGCGGCGACCGCGGCGATCGAACCCGCCACGGCGCTGGAGATCGCCAAAGAGCGCGTCGGCAACGTTCGGCATATGGCTCCGGTACTCGACACGATCGGAGCGCTCGGCACGCTCGAAAATCGGGATCAGGTATCGTCAGAGACGAGAGACGGTGTCCGGTACTACGAGACGACGTGAGTGGACAGCGAGCGCCTAGCACAGCGAGTGCCCAGCGCTGCAGGCTCCACACGACGATGCGTTACTCCTCGCCGTCCTCGAGTTTGTATTTCTGAATCTTCCCGCTCGTCGTCCGCGGGAGGTCGTCGATGAACTCGATCTCGCGGGGGTGTTTGTAGCTGGCCACTTCCTCGAGACAGAACTCCGTGAGCTCCTCGGCGGTCACGTCGCTGCCGGGCTCGACGCCCGAGGCGGGGACGATGAACGCCTTTGGCACCTCGTTGCGTCGTTCGTCCGGGATCCCGACGACGGCCGCGTCCGTGACGGCCTCGTGCTCGAGGAGGAGGTTCTCGAGTTCGCTGGGATAGACGTTGTAGCCGGCGGTGTTGATCATGTGCTTCTTCCGGTCGACGATCTCGTAGTAGTTGTTCCCGTCGCGGCGGGCGATATCGCCGGTGCGGAAGTAGCCGTGCTCGGTGAAGGCCCGCTCGGTGGCCTCGGGCAAGTTGAGATATCCCGTCATCACCTGTGGGCCGCGGACGACGAGTTCGCCTTTCTCGCCGGGCGCGACCTCGTCACCGGTCTCGTCGACGATCTTGCAGTCGGTCATTCGGAGCGGCTGTCCGATCGTGCCGTGTTTCAGGCCGAACGTCGAGCCGCTCTGGGTGTGGGTCGCGCCGTGGGTCTCGGTGAGGCCGTATCCCTCCGAAATGTCGACGCCTGCGGTCTCCTCGAATCGTTCTTGCACTGCCGTAGAGAGCTTCGCGCCGCCTTCGGAGGCCGACTCGAGACTGCCGAGATCGTACTCGCCGAACTCCTCGGACTCGACCATGTCGGCGTACATCGTCGTCACGCCGACGAAGTGGGTGATCCCCTCGTCCTCGATGAGTTGCATGCACTCCCGGGCGTCCCACTCGAGGGCGCTGCGGAAGTAGAGGCGGCCGCCGCCGACCAGCGGCTGGAGCGCCGTGTGGGTGAAGCCGGTAATGTGGTAGAGAGGGAGCCACGTGAGGCTGCGGACGTCCTCGGGCTCGACGTCGACGTTCGAGGCGGTCAGGGGCCACATGAGCTGAGCCCGGGTGTTCTCGTGGGTGAGCTGGACGCCTTTCGGGTCGCCGGTCGTCCCGGAGGTGTAGGGCAACAGGGCGACGTCGTCGTCCGCGCGGTCGACCAGCGTCGGCTCGCCGCGCAGTTCCTCGAATGCGTGGTCCGCGTCGTCCCGCGGCCAGTCCTCGCTCCGAATGGTGATGATTTCGGGTTCCATTCCGGCGTCCTCGATCGCTTGATCGACGACCTCCCGCAGCGCCGGATGGGTGACGATTGCGCTCGCGTCCGTGTCCTCCATCTGGTAGGCCACTTCGCGGCGCTTGTACTGCGGGTTGACCGGCGAAATCTCGACGCCGGCTTTGAACGCGCCGAGCGAGGCGACGAGGTACTGCGGACAGTTCGGCAAGAAGAGCAGCAGTCGGTCGCCGGGCTCGAGACCGATATCGTGGAGTCCGCCGGCGAGTTCGGCGGTCCAGTCGCGGACCTCCTCGTGGGTCCAGCGGCGGCCGTGGTGTTCCATAGCCTGTGCATCTCCGTGTTGTGCGGCGGTCTGGTCGAACAGTTTTGCGACGTTGCCCTCCAGTGCGGATTCGTCGACCGCGTCCAGATCCATGGATCGTGATACCGAAGGCCACATGTAAAAGCTTCCGCCAGCCGGCAGTGGGATAGCTTGTCACGACTCGATCGAGACGGGTGACCGGTACATTTAGTGTAGATCGAGTGAAATAACCGACAAATGGTCCAGCGGATCGTCGGGCGGCTTCGGAACTCGATCGACGCGAGCGGCATCGTCGCGGTCGTGCTCCTCGTCGTCGTCCTCTCGCAGTTCGGACTCGAGCGGGTCGAAATCGCCACGCTCGTCTCCGCGATGGTCGTCGGTCCGGTGATCGCCGACGCGGTGTCCGACGGGACCGATACCGATCCGCGGCCGGGGTTCACCGAATTCACCTTCGGAGTGCTCTGTATTGTCACGGGCGTCGTCCACCTCCGAAGCGCGAGTAGCTGGCTCGGGTGGGTGTTCGTTGCGGTCGGCGGCTGGCTCCTCGAGGAACTCCGCGAGGCCGACCGCCCGCTCACGAAGACGGAGCTCTGTAACCGAACCGGGCTGCTAGAGGATGACTTCGAACGCCTCCTCGAGATCCACGGCGAATCGGGATCGATCGAGCGGGTCGGCAACGGCTACGCGATCGACGAGAGCGAGATGGGGATTGGTGGGGTCGCTCGAATGGTGGGTCGGCGACTGCTCCGGCCGATTCGGTTGATTCGGCCGGCGGTTTCTCGATGATCAGGCGGCGACGTAGGTTCCGAACGAACTGATGCGACGATCGGGGGCGCTGACCGTTCGCCGTGACCGAGTTTCGACGGTCAGGCTGTCAGGGGTAGTTCGATCGAACTGCCGACGCCGACGGATCGGAACGCTTCGGGGAGCCGGTCCGCGAGGATCCGTTGTGCCTGAAATCCGGTGCAATGGGTGCCGGCGAAGAGCTCGAGCTTGCCCGCGAGCCAGTCGGCGATCTCGCGGACCTCGTCGTCGTCCAGCGCGACGAGATGCGTCCCGCCGATGACGTAGCGCACGTCGTCACCGGTCACGGCTTCGGCGTACTCGATCGAATTGCGTAATCCGGCGTGACAACAGCCGAGGACGAGCGCCGTCCCGTCGCCCGTTCGGATCGCGATCGCTTGATCATCGTCGACCGTATCGTCCACGAGTTCTCCGCCTTCCCGTCGTTTACCCGTGGTCATCTCGCGGTGTTCTCGCGGAATTTCTCCCAGCGCGAACACGCCGTCGGCGACTTCGACCGGATCCCGATGTTCGACGAGCGTGGCCCCGCTCTCGACTTCGGTTCGCGAAAACGGGATTCCGAGATGGATCGGATCCGAGAATTCGCCGCCGCCGGGAGGGCCGGTCGAGTATCGATCGGTCCACAGCTCCGGATGGCAGTAGACCGTCGGTTTCTCCATCGGATCGAGGAACTGATCGAGGCCGGCAGTGTGGTCGAAGTGGGTGTGGCTCAGGACGATGGTGTCGAACGTCGTCGGAACGTCCAATAGCCTGGCGTTGTGGACGACGCCCGCCGACTGGCCGGTATCGAACAGGACATCGCCGACGGCTGCCGCGAAGCCCCACTCACCGCGCAGCCCCTTTGGAATCGGCTTCGCGACCGTATTGTCCGCGAGAACCGTTATCTCGACCACGGTCCTCGCCCCGTTCGGTATCGATTTCGGTTCCCGTCGCGATGCGTCCGTTCGCCCTGCCGGTCGAGAGGCGGATCACCGTCCCGTTGATCGAGACACAACATAGTACGTGACTACGTCGGGATGATTCACCACGATTCCCCTTCGGATATCCGTACTCGAGCGAGCGACGAGTTCGGAATCCAAAGCTCCGACGCGCGGTTCCGTTCGCGACTGACACTACGGCTCCGGATCGGCGTCCGGATCCGACGACTCGACGCGCTTGCCCGTCTCCATCGGAATCACGCGGCGGTCGGCGTCGGCCCACTCCTGCTCGAGTTCCCGGCCCTCGAAGAGCCGGTCGAGAAAGACCGCCAGCCCGGCCACTTCGGAGTGAGGCTGGTTGGTGACGCCGACGTTCCAGTCGGCTTCCTCGTAGACGTCGAAGGGGACCTTCTCGGAGCCGACGACGAGCAAGAGCGGCTCTCCCTCGGAACGGTGGGCCGTCCGAATATCGGCTTCCACGTCCTGAACGCGCTCGCCGTACATCGTGAGGTGAACGACCCGTCCCTCCCAGTTCCGGATGATTCGAAGGGGCGAATCGGTCAGTTCGGCTCCGAAGGGGCCGCCGAACCGATCGGTGATGTCCGCGACCGTCTCGAGCGACTGGCCGGCGTTGTCGGGAAAGTAGACGCGGTCGGCCCCCAGCGCCCGCGCGGTCAGTCCGACGTGGGTCGTCATCCGCTCGTCCCGACCGGGGCGGTGGCCGAGCCGAAGGACGGCAACCTCGCTATCGTCGTGCATACCGCTATCCACTCTCGGCGGCGGTTAGGGGGTTTCGTTTTCAGCGTGCCGGTCCCGATCGCGGCCAGTGTGACGATTCACTCAGTATGGGAACCAAGGTATTACGCCAGACCGACCATCCGGCGTACTATGGCGCGCGCTGTCGACCGTCCGAACGAGAGTGAGGGCGGTCATCGATGCCGTGCGAGGTCTTCGTGAATAGTGCGGGACCGACGGTCCCGCATACCATGCGAACGGGTGCTTCGCACCCGTGAGCAGACGCAGTGAACGAAGGCTTGGAAGACGCTTCGCGTCTTCCTGTGGATGAGTGAGCGCCGTGAGGCGCGAACGAATCGGTTGGGGAGGGCGTGGCAATTCCCTGTTACCACGATAGCAGGACACTTTGTCACACGCATTCCCATCAGAACCGACTACTCCATTCACACGACTACTGAAGGAGTCACCCACGACGCTCGAGGCCGACACGAAGTTATACGTAATTGACGTGAGTGACAAATGGTATGGAAACGATCAACGAGTCGATCGTCGACTGGAAGGAGTACGATCGAGAGCAAACGGCGTTCCGGCGGAAGGAGCTCTCCAATGCCGTTAACGCCTCGGACCTCGGCTGTAGCCTCTACGAACTCCCGTCCGGGATGCGGTCGTGGCCCTACCACTACCACACGGCCAACGAGGAGGCGATCTACGTGCTGGCGGGCGACGGCAAACTCAAAACGGAAGACGGCCTCGAGCCCCTGACGGCCGGCGACTACGCCACCTTTCCCGCCGACGAGCGTGGCGGCCATCGGGTCGTCAACGACGGCGACGAACCGCTCCGATATCTGGCGATGTCGACGATGAACGAGCCGGATGTCACGGTCTACCCGGAGATGAACAAGTTCGGCGTCTACGTCGGCTCGCCGCCGGGCGGCCGCGACGAACGGTCGCTCGAGGGCTACTACCGCATCGACGACGAGACGGAGTACTGGGACGAATAACGATTCGGAAATACAGGAGTGGAAATAAGTGCTAGTCGTTGTATTCTACTGATATGCGATCAGTACACAAATCTGACGCGCCGGCACTGAGCCGAGACGACGGACTCGTTTCCCACATTCTGCACTCCCAGCGGGACGCGTCGGAGACGGATCTGACGATCACTTGGGTCGACGTCGAGCCGGGTGCGCGCCAGGTCCGCCACGAACACGATCCGGAACAGGTCTACGTCATTCTCACCGGCGAGGGAATCATGTCCGTCGGCGACGACGAGCGGGCGGTCGAGGCCGGCGACCTGGTCCACATCCCGGCGAACACCGAACACGGCCTCGAGAACACCGGCGACAGCACGCTCGAGTACGTTTCCGCTGCGACGCCGGCGTTCCCGGACGCCGAAGTCGACGAATTTTACGACCAGTAACCCGACACAGTCGTCGATACTCTTTTTTGAGTGTCTGCGAAACGTTCACGTGATGATGGAAACCAGAAGGGAGGTCACTCGATGACCGGAGCCGGCGAGTGGCTTCGAACCGCTCGCGAGGAACGGTGGGGGATACTGACCGACCTCGCGTTCGCGGTCATCTGGGTAACGCTCGTCGAGACCATCAACGTCCTGCTCGGGCCACCGACCATGGTGTACTACATGCTCATGCTCGCCGGGATCGTTGCGTATTTCGGATTCGTCTGGAACTTCGAAATCGCAAGCAAGCGCGAGAATCAGTAGCGGTCAGTCGGTTATTTCTCGAGGGTCGTTCCGAAGGCGATCGAGTCGATGGTTTCGTCCGCGACTGCTACTGACGGGGTCTCCGAAGGCCCCACGTTCATCTCCTCGTTCTCACGCTCGGTCCGTCGATATCGCCACCGCTGTCCAGCGTAGCGTCGCGAAAAAAGCCGCAGTCTCGATCCGCGAGTCGGTTCAGCTCGAGTCGATGACGAGGATCGGAACGTTGGTCGACCGAAGCGTCCGTTCGGTGACGCTGCCGAGCAACGCCCGCTTGACGCCCGAGCGACCGTGCGATCCCATTACGACGAGATCGATTCCGTTCTTGTCGACGTATTTGGCGATCATCGAGTGGGGTCTGCCCGCCGAGACGTGTTCGACGACCTCGAGCCCCTGCTCGGCCGCGCGATCAGCGACGAAGCCGGTGGCGCTATCGGCGCGTTCCCGCACCTCGTCCATCTCGCCGTAGTTCCCTTGCTCGATTCGATCGAGCTGTTCGCCGCCGAGGCTGAGACTCATCGCGTTGGTATCGAGCACGTACAGGGCGTGCACTTCGGCCCCGTACCGGTCGGCGAGATCGAGCGCGTGCTCGACCGCCTTCTCGGCCGTTTCGCTACCGTCCGTCGGAACGAGTATTTTCTCGTACATGGTGTTAGTCGTCCGCGGGGTTTTCTCCCCCGTCGGTCACGACGTCTTCTGCAGTCTGTTGCTGACGCATCGGTTCGGGGCTGTGACACTGTCGGACGACCCGCTTGGTCGCCATGTCCGGCTCGTCGGTCACCACCGAGACGACGATGGTGACCACGAAGACGACCGGCAGCGTGATGAGCGCCGACCCGATGGCCGGCATCCACTGCGCCAGTCCTGCCGAGAGGGGTGCCTCGAGCGAGGAGACGTAATTCGGGACGATCTCGTTGATCATCGGGATGGACCACATGATCAGTCCGGTGGTCATGCCGGCGAGAGCGCCCTGACGGTTGGCGTTCTCCCACCACATGCCGAGGAAGAACATCGGGAACAGCACGGAGGCGGCCAGCGCGAACGCGTAGCCGACGAGGGCGGCGATCGACGACGCGGGGTCGAGCGCGGCCAGCGTAGTCAGCACACCGAGCGCGATAATCGACAGCCGTCCGACGAGGACCTGCTGGCGCTGGGTCGCGTCCGGGTTGATGATGTTCGTGTAGATGTCGTGGCTGATCGCCGAGGAGCCGGCGATGAACAGCCCGGCGACCGTTGCGATCGCCGCGGCGATACCGCCTGCTGCGACCAGTCCGACGAACCACTGTGGTAGCGCCGATAGCTGGGCCGCCAGCACGACGATGACCTCACTGGCTGCACCGGTCATGCCGGGGTCACCGTACGTCGGGCCGACGTTCGAGGAGTAGAGGTCCGTACCGAACGCCGCGAACGCGGGGGCGCTCCAGTACAGAATACAGATGAAGAACAGTCCCCAGACGGTCGACCAGCGGGCCGTCCGCTCGCTTTCGACCGTGTAGAACCGCACCAGCACGTGCGGGAGCCCGCAGGTACCGAAGATCAACGAGAACGTCGTCGCGACCCACAGGTAGTAGCTCGAGCCGGAGAACGGTTCGCTGAACTCGGAACCGAGGTCGTTGATAAGCGCACCGTACTCGAGCTGGGGCAGCACCGTCGAGTAGCCGTTCGTCCAGCCGACGACGTACAGGCCGATCACGAACGCCAGGATGAGGATGACGTACTGGACCGCTTGGCCCTTCGTCGCGCCCATCATACCGGACAGCGTCAGGTAGGCGACGGTAATCGTCATCATGAAGACGACCATCACCTGGTAACCGTCGAGGCCGGGGATGAGGCCGCCGAAGTCACCGAAGATGTACAGACCGACGAGTGCCATCCCTTTCGCCTGGCCGATGGCGTAGACGAATCCGATGAGGAACGTCGTCACGGCCGCGATGGCGCGTGCGGTGTCGGAATTGAAACGGTCGCCGACGAAGTCGGGTGCCGTATACTTCCCGAACCGGCGCAGCTGTGCGGCCATGAAGATGAGCAGGATGAAGTATCCCGTCGTCCAGCCGACGACGAACACCAGCCCGTAGAAGCCGGCCAGTGCGATAGATGCCGCCATCCCGAGAT containing:
- a CDS encoding universal stress protein; the encoded protein is MYEKILVPTDGSETAEKAVEHALDLADRYGAEVHALYVLDTNAMSLSLGGEQLDRIEQGNYGEMDEVRERADSATGFVADRAAEQGLEVVEHVSAGRPHSMIAKYVDKNGIDLVVMGSHGRSGVKRALLGSVTERTLRSTNVPILVIDSS
- a CDS encoding tRNA (cytidine(56)-2'-O)-methyltransferase, producing MHDDSEVAVLRLGHRPGRDERMTTHVGLTARALGADRVYFPDNAGQSLETVADITDRFGGPFGAELTDSPLRIIRNWEGRVVHLTMYGERVQDVEADIRTAHRSEGEPLLLVVGSEKVPFDVYEEADWNVGVTNQPHSEVAGLAVFLDRLFEGRELEQEWADADRRVIPMETGKRVESSDPDADPEP
- a CDS encoding MBL fold metallo-hydrolase, giving the protein MVEITVLADNTVAKPIPKGLRGEWGFAAAVGDVLFDTGQSAGVVHNARLLDVPTTFDTIVLSHTHFDHTAGLDQFLDPMEKPTVYCHPELWTDRYSTGPPGGGEFSDPIHLGIPFSRTEVESGATLVEHRDPVEVADGVFALGEIPREHREMTTGKRREGGELVDDTVDDDQAIAIRTGDGTALVLGCCHAGLRNSIEYAEAVTGDDVRYVIGGTHLVALDDDEVREIADWLAGKLELFAGTHCTGFQAQRILADRLPEAFRSVGVGSSIELPLTA
- a CDS encoding VC_2705 family sodium/solute symporter produces the protein MTGVPVVPLQESLLPEAMDISFKILPALLVLAMLGLFLAIGFVFRVADTDNMWVAGRSIGNLENGMAIGANWMSAASYLGMAASIALAGFYGLVFVVGWTTGYFILLIFMAAQLRRFGKYTAPDFVGDRFNSDTARAIAAVTTFLIGFVYAIGQAKGMALVGLYIFGDFGGLIPGLDGYQVMVVFMMTITVAYLTLSGMMGATKGQAVQYVILILAFVIGLYVVGWTNGYSTVLPQLEYGALINDLGSEFSEPFSGSSYYLWVATTFSLIFGTCGLPHVLVRFYTVESERTARWSTVWGLFFICILYWSAPAFAAFGTDLYSSNVGPTYGDPGMTGAASEVIVVLAAQLSALPQWFVGLVAAGGIAAAIATVAGLFIAGSSAISHDIYTNIINPDATQRQQVLVGRLSIIALGVLTTLAALDPASSIAALVGYAFALAASVLFPMFFLGMWWENANRQGALAGMTTGLIMWSIPMINEIVPNYVSSLEAPLSAGLAQWMPAIGSALITLPVVFVVTIVVSVVTDEPDMATKRVVRQCHSPEPMRQQQTAEDVVTDGGENPADD
- a CDS encoding MBL fold metallo-hydrolase, producing MTTDASCSSIRADDALSLIHRLEFDVPWPPNHVAAYLLEGPEPILIDAGAPDDAGESELREGLEAAGYEPSDIDHVLVTHVHSDHIGQLPVLRAADATVHVPQTALSRLDRGLEATRADFRDASIAAGYRGDALAEIVDEEVESFRRDRQMVDPETARAIEPDSTFTVGDRTFESFDTPGHAVDHLCFETTIAGTTVLFSGDALIEPFRAGAFQVGLDRGADEAVDAYYEAMDRLTETTATHVFPGHGPTFEDPHRTVGTTRDRLDALLEETQAATAAIEPATALEIAKERVGNVRHMAPVLDTIGALGTLENRDQVSSETRDGVRYYETT
- a CDS encoding cupin domain-containing protein; this translates as MRSVHKSDAPALSRDDGLVSHILHSQRDASETDLTITWVDVEPGARQVRHEHDPEQVYVILTGEGIMSVGDDERAVEAGDLVHIPANTEHGLENTGDSTLEYVSAATPAFPDAEVDEFYDQ
- a CDS encoding class I adenylate-forming enzyme family protein, which gives rise to MDLDAVDESALEGNVAKLFDQTAAQHGDAQAMEHHGRRWTHEEVRDWTAELAGGLHDIGLEPGDRLLLFLPNCPQYLVASLGAFKAGVEISPVNPQYKRREVAYQMEDTDASAIVTHPALREVVDQAIEDAGMEPEIITIRSEDWPRDDADHAFEELRGEPTLVDRADDDVALLPYTSGTTGDPKGVQLTHENTRAQLMWPLTASNVDVEPEDVRSLTWLPLYHITGFTHTALQPLVGGGRLYFRSALEWDARECMQLIEDEGITHFVGVTTMYADMVESEEFGEYDLGSLESASEGGAKLSTAVQERFEETAGVDISEGYGLTETHGATHTQSGSTFGLKHGTIGQPLRMTDCKIVDETGDEVAPGEKGELVVRGPQVMTGYLNLPEATERAFTEHGYFRTGDIARRDGNNYYEIVDRKKHMINTAGYNVYPSELENLLLEHEAVTDAAVVGIPDERRNEVPKAFIVPASGVEPGSDVTAEELTEFCLEEVASYKHPREIEFIDDLPRTTSGKIQKYKLEDGEE
- a CDS encoding cupin domain-containing protein, whose protein sequence is METINESIVDWKEYDREQTAFRRKELSNAVNASDLGCSLYELPSGMRSWPYHYHTANEEAIYVLAGDGKLKTEDGLEPLTAGDYATFPADERGGHRVVNDGDEPLRYLAMSTMNEPDVTVYPEMNKFGVYVGSPPGGRDERSLEGYYRIDDETEYWDE